The segment TTAATCCTACACTTTAATCCATTTCTGGTATCCAACCGTTTTAGAAGCAAAATAGTGCCGAGATTGGGAGTAATATTCAGATGGAAGCTCAAGCGTGCTTGTCATGCCGATAACCCCGTAGGGGAGGCTGCTGGCGTCTCTTCGAAGCCCATCATTGAAGAATAACCAGCGGTTTTCGCGGGCAGTTTCGTCTGATATTACACAAGAGGCCTATTTAGAAACTTCCTGAACGCAGTCTTGAAGGTGTCCGCAAAAGCCTGGGAAGTCCAAGCTGACCCCGGCAAAGTCTTACGAGTTCATTGACTGACTCTACCGGTTGTGCCATTGTGATAAAAATTGTAAAAGGGGTTTGATAATGCCAATAGACCAAGTCAGAAGGCGAAAAGTGGCGGTTGTCGGGCTTGGTTATGTGGGACTTCCGATCGCCGTGGCGTTCGGGAAGCACCAGCGCGTAATCGGGTTCGACATCAATAAGGAAAAAATAGCGGAACTTCAGAAAGGTCTCGATCGAACTGGTGAAGTTTCCTCCGCGGATCTCCAGTCGACGCAAGTTACATATACATCACAACCAGACGATCTCAAGGCAGCTGACTTTATCATTGTTGCTGTTCCCACTCCCATCAGTGAGGCACTCCAGCCAGATTTGAAGCCGCTACGAATGTGCTCTGAGATGATCGGTGCCAACCTGTCACGTGGCACGATCGTTGTTTATGAGTCTACAGTGTATCCCGGAGTAACTGAAGAAGTTTGTCTCCCGATTCTCGAAAAACAATCAGGCATGAAAGCTGGCATTGACTTCAAGGTTGGCTATTCGCCGGAGCGGATCAATCCTGGCGACAAGGAGCACACGCTCGAAAAAATCGTAAAGGTCGTAGCGGCTCAAGATCCTGAATCGCTCGATATCGTGGCAAAGGCCTATGGAATGGTCGTAAAGGCGGGAGTTCATCGAGCTCCTAGTATAAAGGTGGCTGAAGCCGCGAAAGTAATCGAGAACACACAGCGGGATCTAAATATCGCACTCATGAATGAGTTAGCTCTCATTTTCCATCGTCTCGGCATAGATACTAAGTCCGTGCTCGATGCGGCGGGAACGAAGTGGAACTTTCTCAAATTCTCTCCAGGCCTTGTTGGGGGGCATTGCATAGGAGTCGATCCGTATTATCTGACTGCTAAAGCTGAGTCCGTCGGATATCATCCTCAGGTCATTCTCTCCGGCCGACGGATCAATAATGGGATGGGTAAGTTTGTGGCTGAGCAAGCGATAAAATTGTTGAGTCAGCTTGGCCGTCCCACAACTGAGCTGAAGGTTGCAGTATTAGGGCTCACGTTCAAAGAAAACGTTCCAGACCTCCGCAATAGTAGAGTTCCTGACATCATCAATGAACTGCGAGAATATGGCGTGCAGGTTGTCGTTCACGATCCAATGGCCGAAGTGGAAGAAGCCATGGCCGAGTATGGAATTCATCTCACCGAGTGGGATGCTATCAAGAATGTAGATGGTGTGGTATTCGCAGTTTCACACCGTACCTATCTTGAGATGGGAATCCAAAAACTGACAAAGGTTCTTCGTAACCCACAGGAAGGTGTGCTTATAGATGTGAAGAGCATGTTCGACAAGGAGTCCTTCCCCAAATCTCTTAAGTACTGGCGTCTGTAACACATTACGACGGTCGTTTTTATCAGGAGGTTGTGATCTCGTCCACTGAAGTACCTGGACTGTACGCATAGACAAACCCATCTTCCCCCGGTTCACAACATATTGCGGTTTCTTGTTTTTGCTAACCCCCCATCTTGAATCTGATATAGAATTTTCTTGGCACTGAAATTCCAAGTACTTTTCCCAATTTGTGGTCGTGAAGTTCAAATGCTGGTGACGTATGCGCGATGAACGCTTAGAGAGTTTTTTCCAATATTCGTCCGCTAGTAGATTGGTGCTGGGAGCATTCGTGTTCATTGCAGGGTGTGCCTACTTTGGTTCTTCCGATGTGAAGCGGGGAGATGAGTTTCTTGCCGCGGGTAATTGGGAGGAAGCCAGCCTTGCGTACAAACAGGCTCTCAAAGACGACCCATTCAACCCGACGTTGCAGAGTAAGTATGCCATGTCCCGAGAACGTGCCGCTGCCGCTGTTGAAGAAAAAGGCCGTGCATATTTGAAAGACCGGCAACTTGATCTTGCGATCCAACAGTTTAAGCAGGCGTTGGCGAACGAACCGACCAATCTCCAATATCAAGCGGCGCTGGCCGAATCGTTACGTCTTAAAGAAGCGCGCGACCACTACAAAAATGCCGAGCGGCTCGCTCAGATTGGTCGGGCTGAAGATGCCATGGAAGAGTATGCCAAAGCGGCTGAGCTTGATCCGTCATACCAAGAGCCGCTTGAAAGTATCAGCAAGCTGACCGAGGCTCAACAGGCACTTGGTCGAGACGATCAACGCAAGCAGCCGGTCACGCTGCGCTTTCGAAACGCTGGGCTCAAGGAGGTGTTGGAAGGGATTGGGAAAGCTAGAGGTGTCAACCTTGTCTTCGA is part of the Nitrospiraceae bacterium genome and harbors:
- a CDS encoding nucleotide sugar dehydrogenase, which translates into the protein MPIDQVRRRKVAVVGLGYVGLPIAVAFGKHQRVIGFDINKEKIAELQKGLDRTGEVSSADLQSTQVTYTSQPDDLKAADFIIVAVPTPISEALQPDLKPLRMCSEMIGANLSRGTIVVYESTVYPGVTEEVCLPILEKQSGMKAGIDFKVGYSPERINPGDKEHTLEKIVKVVAAQDPESLDIVAKAYGMVVKAGVHRAPSIKVAEAAKVIENTQRDLNIALMNELALIFHRLGIDTKSVLDAAGTKWNFLKFSPGLVGGHCIGVDPYYLTAKAESVGYHPQVILSGRRINNGMGKFVAEQAIKLLSQLGRPTTELKVAVLGLTFKENVPDLRNSRVPDIINELREYGVQVVVHDPMAEVEEAMAEYGIHLTEWDAIKNVDGVVFAVSHRTYLEMGIQKLTKVLRNPQEGVLIDVKSMFDKESFPKSLKYWRL